A single Kribbella aluminosa DNA region contains:
- a CDS encoding amidohydrolase family protein — translation MTSPADAGPADPLDAHVHVWELRQRTLPWLRPGHPLRRDFTLTDLATTMPPATPRPSTTAGPFQGLTPDRARSPRHMQGANGPFQGLTPDRARSPRRMQGANGPLQGLTAELVLVQADADPAEVDDLLALARQHPAVVGVVGWFDLLDFPDRLPDDPRLVGVRSPPADQTDPDLLTDPAHVRGVRAATDAGLAVDLLIRPSALIGAARLAAVVPEARLVLDHLGNPITATPEWRAGLQALAEHPNVTVKLSGTAHLATGDLRALVDVALEHFGSERLMFGSDWPVCTLASTRADVLRRTTALLPPTTHNDVLRGTAQRIYRPRETAP, via the coding sequence ATGACTAGCCCAGCGGACGCCGGCCCAGCGGACCCCCTCGACGCACACGTGCATGTGTGGGAGCTTCGGCAGCGCACGCTGCCGTGGCTCCGGCCCGGTCACCCCCTTCGCCGGGACTTCACCCTCACCGACCTCGCCACCACCATGCCGCCCGCCACCCCCAGGCCTTCCACCACCGCCGGGCCGTTTCAGGGGTTAACCCCCGACCGCGCCCGTTCACCCCGCCATATGCAGGGAGCAAACGGTCCATTTCAGGGGTTAACCCCCGACCGCGCCCGTTCACCCCGCCGTATGCAGGGAGCAAACGGTCCACTTCAGGGGTTAACAGCTGAGCTGGTCCTGGTTCAGGCGGATGCGGATCCGGCTGAGGTGGATGATCTGCTGGCCTTGGCTCGGCAGCACCCGGCTGTCGTCGGCGTGGTCGGGTGGTTCGACCTGCTGGACTTCCCCGATCGGTTGCCGGATGACCCACGGCTGGTGGGCGTGCGCAGTCCGCCGGCCGACCAGACCGACCCCGACCTGCTGACCGACCCCGCGCACGTGCGGGGTGTGCGAGCCGCCACCGATGCCGGCCTCGCCGTCGACCTTCTGATCCGCCCTTCCGCCCTGATCGGCGCGGCCCGGCTCGCGGCCGTGGTGCCGGAGGCGCGGCTGGTGCTCGACCACCTCGGCAACCCGATCACGGCCACCCCGGAGTGGCGCGCCGGACTGCAGGCGCTCGCCGAGCACCCCAACGTGACCGTCAAGCTCTCCGGCACCGCCCACCTCGCGACCGGCGACCTGCGCGCACTTGTCGACGTCGCCCTCGAACACTTCGGCAGTGAACGGCTGATGTTCGGCTCCGACTGGCCCGTGTGCACGCTGGCCAGTACCCGCGCCGACGTACTCCGACGTACCACCGCTCTCCTGCCGCCCACCACGCACAACGACGTGCTCCGTGGTACCGCCCAGCGCATCTACCGCCCCAGGGAGACCGCCCCATGA
- a CDS encoding GntR family transcriptional regulator, with protein MGMAGLDDGMRSGRPRMVDRVQLGAVAVGSMADSGQRRSTRELAAAYGVSQSTVARRRREEVQHFRSGIVVGSGPAAPPFSSDPELLSDRVYESIRGWILSGELAPGMRVVESEIARVLGTSQTPAREAVRRLAHEGLVTYRPRLGNFVTEISQVEAREAREVRVLLESAAARRATGHVPADELDLLRIEVQRMSEAADHHDIGAFREADLRFHRQVLATSGNSMLLRVWRTLEPALWSLQVVSNAMYAGDWGLMARRHVDLIEVLAGTDPEDSARLFAAHARGESSITRPAGHHD; from the coding sequence ATGGGAATGGCCGGGCTCGACGACGGGATGCGCAGCGGCCGGCCGCGGATGGTGGACCGGGTGCAACTCGGTGCTGTGGCGGTCGGATCGATGGCCGATTCCGGACAGCGCCGGTCGACGCGGGAGCTGGCGGCGGCGTACGGCGTCTCGCAGTCGACGGTCGCCCGCCGGCGCCGGGAGGAGGTGCAGCACTTCCGGTCCGGCATCGTGGTCGGGTCCGGTCCGGCGGCACCGCCGTTCTCGAGTGACCCGGAGTTGCTGTCCGACCGGGTGTACGAGTCGATCCGCGGCTGGATACTGTCCGGCGAGCTGGCGCCCGGGATGCGGGTCGTCGAGTCCGAGATCGCGCGGGTGCTCGGCACCAGCCAGACACCGGCCCGGGAGGCGGTACGACGGCTCGCGCACGAGGGGCTGGTCACGTACCGGCCGCGGCTCGGGAACTTCGTCACCGAGATCTCGCAGGTCGAGGCGCGGGAGGCGCGCGAGGTCCGCGTGCTGCTCGAGTCCGCGGCGGCGCGGCGGGCGACCGGGCATGTGCCTGCCGACGAGCTGGACCTGCTGCGGATCGAGGTCCAGCGGATGAGCGAGGCCGCCGACCACCACGACATCGGCGCGTTCCGGGAGGCGGACCTGCGGTTCCATCGCCAGGTGCTGGCAACCAGCGGCAACTCGATGCTGCTCCGCGTCTGGCGAACCCTCGAGCCCGCACTGTGGAGCCTGCAGGTGGTCTCGAACGCCATGTACGCCGGCGACTGGGGCCTGATGGCCCGCCGCCACGTGGACCTCATCGAAGTCCTCGCCGGCACCGACCCCGAAGACTCCGCCCGCCTCTTCGCCGCCCACGCCCGAGGCGAAAGCTCCATCACCAGACCAGCCGGCCACCATGACTAG
- a CDS encoding glycoside hydrolase family 95 protein: MTEYTRRQVLRTTGAAAGAAIVAGALTETTTATAAPQPGSDTNPLKLWYTSPATEWLQALAIGNGRLGAMVYGGTATEQLQLNEDSIWAGGPHDYADPGGKEVLPEIRRLIAAEQYLDAQNLADAHFMGRPSEQMQYQPVGYLNLAFPGIDAAAVSAYRRELDLTTAITSVSYEHAGVRYTREVFISHPAQVLVMRLTASERGALTFDATYSTEQAATPAAYDGQTLALDGISGDAEGLTGSVKFTALLRAYADGGRTTVADGKLSVAGADEVTLLLTVGTSYRNWQDVSADQVARAVAPLNAIGRPAYGKLRHEHVDDYQRLFGRLDLDLGTSDSIALPTDQRITAFRNGGDPQLAALYYQFGRYLLISSSRTPGQPANLQGIWSYKMLPEWQSKFTININTEMNYWPAGPANLAECWDPLFKMISELAESGARTAAAMYDAPGWVAHHNTDGWRGSAVVDFAFYGLWPTGGAWLSLLFWERYEYTGDLEMLREYYPVLRGSVEYFLDQLQTDAKTGWLVTSPSLSPEVKHHDYDGDGVSVCAGPTMDMEILRDLFKVFGQAAVLLGKDSAMAAAAAEAGAKLAPLQIGYLGQIQEWLIDWEDAALETSRHVSPLWAVFPSDQVTPRRTPELADAARKFLELRGPAVTAGWSLAWKLNLRARLLEADNAYKHLTQLLGPGRTAPNLFDLHPPFQIDGNFGGVSGLTEMIMQSHSGEVALLPCLPSAFPTGSVRGLRARGGFDLEFSWAAGKLSKAKIRSLLGNRLRLRTGVLVDVKSSAGPVAFARPEEGVVEFRTRPGVDYWVEVRA, encoded by the coding sequence ATGACCGAATACACCCGACGCCAGGTCCTCAGAACCACCGGCGCCGCAGCCGGCGCCGCGATCGTCGCCGGCGCACTCACCGAAACCACCACCGCCACCGCCGCCCCGCAACCCGGCAGCGACACCAACCCGCTCAAACTCTGGTACACCTCCCCCGCCACCGAATGGCTCCAGGCGCTTGCCATCGGCAACGGCCGGCTCGGCGCGATGGTGTACGGCGGGACCGCCACCGAGCAGCTGCAACTCAACGAGGACTCGATCTGGGCCGGCGGCCCGCACGACTACGCCGATCCGGGCGGCAAGGAGGTGCTGCCGGAGATCCGCCGCCTGATCGCCGCGGAGCAGTACCTCGACGCGCAGAACCTCGCCGACGCGCACTTCATGGGCCGGCCGAGCGAGCAGATGCAGTACCAGCCGGTCGGCTACCTGAACCTGGCCTTCCCCGGCATCGACGCCGCCGCCGTCTCGGCGTACCGGCGCGAGCTCGACCTCACCACCGCGATCACCTCCGTCAGCTACGAGCACGCCGGCGTGCGGTACACGCGCGAGGTGTTCATCAGCCACCCGGCACAGGTGCTGGTGATGCGGCTGACCGCGAGCGAACGTGGCGCCCTGACGTTCGACGCGACGTACAGCACCGAGCAGGCTGCCACGCCGGCGGCGTACGACGGCCAGACGCTCGCGCTCGACGGGATCAGCGGCGACGCCGAGGGGCTGACCGGCTCGGTCAAGTTCACCGCGCTGCTCCGCGCCTACGCCGACGGCGGCCGGACGACGGTTGCCGACGGCAAGTTGTCGGTCGCCGGTGCGGACGAGGTGACGCTGCTGCTCACGGTCGGCACCAGCTACCGCAACTGGCAGGACGTCAGCGCGGACCAGGTCGCTCGCGCGGTCGCACCGCTGAACGCGATCGGCCGCCCGGCGTACGGCAAGCTCCGCCACGAGCACGTCGACGACTACCAGCGGCTGTTCGGCCGCCTGGACCTCGACCTCGGTACTTCGGACTCGATCGCGCTCCCGACCGACCAGCGCATCACGGCGTTCCGCAACGGCGGCGACCCGCAACTGGCGGCGCTGTACTACCAGTTCGGGCGCTACCTGCTGATCTCCAGCTCCCGGACGCCCGGGCAGCCCGCGAACCTGCAGGGCATCTGGAGCTACAAGATGCTGCCCGAGTGGCAGTCGAAGTTCACCATCAACATCAACACCGAGATGAACTACTGGCCTGCCGGACCCGCGAACCTTGCCGAGTGCTGGGACCCGCTGTTCAAGATGATCAGCGAGCTCGCGGAGTCGGGCGCTCGGACCGCGGCCGCCATGTACGACGCCCCTGGCTGGGTGGCGCACCACAACACCGACGGCTGGCGCGGTAGTGCGGTGGTGGACTTCGCCTTCTACGGGCTGTGGCCGACCGGTGGTGCGTGGCTGTCGCTACTGTTCTGGGAGCGGTACGAGTACACCGGCGACCTCGAGATGCTGCGCGAGTACTACCCGGTGCTGCGCGGTTCGGTGGAGTACTTCCTCGACCAGCTGCAGACCGACGCGAAGACGGGTTGGCTGGTGACCAGCCCGTCGCTGTCCCCCGAGGTCAAGCACCACGACTACGACGGTGACGGCGTGAGCGTGTGCGCCGGGCCGACGATGGACATGGAGATCCTGCGCGACCTGTTCAAGGTGTTCGGGCAGGCGGCCGTACTGCTGGGCAAGGACTCGGCGATGGCAGCCGCCGCCGCGGAGGCGGGCGCGAAGCTGGCGCCGCTTCAGATCGGGTACCTCGGTCAGATCCAGGAGTGGCTCATCGACTGGGAGGACGCCGCGCTGGAGACCAGCCGCCACGTCTCACCCCTGTGGGCGGTGTTCCCGAGCGACCAGGTGACCCCGCGCCGTACGCCGGAACTCGCCGACGCGGCCCGCAAGTTCCTGGAGCTCCGTGGTCCGGCTGTCACGGCCGGCTGGTCGTTGGCGTGGAAGCTGAACCTGCGGGCACGGCTGCTGGAGGCGGACAACGCGTACAAGCACCTGACCCAGCTGCTCGGTCCGGGGCGTACGGCGCCGAACCTGTTCGACCTGCACCCGCCGTTCCAGATCGACGGCAACTTCGGCGGTGTCTCCGGGCTCACGGAGATGATCATGCAGAGCCACTCCGGTGAGGTCGCGCTGCTGCCGTGCCTGCCGAGCGCTTTTCCGACTGGCAGTGTCCGGGGTCTGCGCGCCCGCGGTGGCTTCGACCTGGAGTTCTCCTGGGCGGCCGGGAAGTTGTCGAAGGCAAAGATCCGCTCGCTGCTCGGGAACCGGCTGCGGCTGCGGACCGGGGTGCTGGTGGACGTGAAGTCGTCGGCCGGTCCGGTGGCGTTCGCTCGGCCGGAGGAAGGCGTCGTCGAGTTCCGTACCCGTCCTGGGGTGGACTACTGGGTCGAGGTGCGCGCATGA